CAAGGCCTGGCCCCAGCCTCTCTGCCACACTAAGCTCCCTGCTCACCTGCGGACAAACTTGGAGGTGAACTTGCTGAAGATGCTCCCGGAGGCCCCCCGCCGGCCCTGGCTGTGGCCAGAGGGAGAGGCTGGGGTCACACCGTAGGGCAAATTCTGCTGGTCCCGCACCTGTCGGAGCTGCCCAGCATGGAAGGTGCTTCGACTGGACACACCCCGGGGGAAATTAGTTCGGTCTGGGGCTCCACCACTGCTGCTGATGTTGTGAGCGGAGGGGGAGGCGACAGGGACACGCTGGGGGGCTGTGCTGTAGGAAAAAAGGCGGGGCCGAGGGAACATGTCAGGTACAAAGAAGCCATACACCCCCGAGCACCTGGAATATCCtgtggtggggacagggagggggaaTGCTAGGGCAGAGGCAGCCATCACAGAGGACACAGAAGGAAGGGTGTGACCACTGAAGACAGCGGTGAGGAGTCTTGTGGAGGTGGAGATGatttgggaaggaaggaagggagacaagGAAGGACCTATGTTGTGAGAGCAGTACAGAATGGACACAACTGGCTCCTTGGACCCTCGAGGGGACATTGGGAACCAACTCTCAAGGACTGAGGGTCCCTAAGGAAATCCAGGAAGGTTCAGAACAGAAAAGGCTTCCCTTTGGAGTTTTGAACAGCTTCCTGCATACCTGTTCTGAGAGGGAAGACTAGAGGAAAAGAGGGACATTAATGGTATTTTTTTGTGCCCTCCACTTCCTGGCCTCAGGGGATAGAGCCATTTCTAGTGATTAGGAGGATAAGAACAGAGCAGGTCGCCTAGGTGGGAAGAAGAGATGGCTGGGGTTAAGGGGGAGGGCAGGCTGAGGGCAGCAGGTGCACCAGCTGCCCCAGCACACTTGCCTGGGCCGCGGCACCTCACAGTTATTCTCCGTGGGGGGCAGCCCAGAGGCCTTGTTGGGGTGCACGGAGGCCGACATGGATTTCTGGTGCTGGCGGGGCCGGGCCGCAGAGACTGCGGCAGAAGCAGAAGCCGTGGAGGCCCGGGACCCTGGCATGGTTAGGCTAGGAGACAAAAGCAGCGGAGAGGCCCAGGTTAGGGGTGGGTGAGGTAGAAGCCTGGGTTAGGAAGCAAGGACAGGGCCAGAGCTAGGAGCATCAGCAGGATGCAGTTCAGGCCTGGTGGGCAGCAGTGAGAGGCAAGTCAGAGCTGAGGGTGACAAGATGGGAAGTAGAGGGCAGGGTGAGGAAGCAACAAGGTAAGGCTGAGCCTGGGAAGAGGGAAAGTCAAGGGGAGCCCACTGCCTCTGGCTGCATCGGTCTCCTAGGAACTTTAACAACAAGGCTGTTCCTTCTGCAGAAGAGCAGGTATTGCTAAGGGGAGACTTTCCTCAAGCTCAGAAGAGGTGGAGCCAGGAATCTGAGACACTGAGGAAGGCTAACAGTCAAGACTGGGGCTGTGCTCTCACCAGCACAGCTGGAGTCCCCCTCAGATGGGCAGCTCTTGATTCTGCCCTGCGTTGGGGCCCCAAAGACAAAGCCTTAGGTACCTAGAGGAAGGTAGCTCCAGGCCTGGCCACAGTCAAGAAGCAAGAAGCCCATCGTGATGACCACTGGAATCCTACCCTCAGCAAACAATAGGAGCAGTCagaggaggacagggagggggGGATGGtgtggagcaggggaggggaaggTGGACGGCCAGACTAAACAGAGCCAGGACGGGACTCCAGGGAGCAGGGGTAGTGCTCTGGGGGGGCAGGAGACGGTGCTACTGACAGGCACCACGTGCCGCTGGGAGAGGCGGCTCCTGTGAGCCTAGCAGATAGCCCGGCACTCACCTGTCTTTGCCGTTCTGGATGGAGGCCTGGCCGAGGCTGGCCCTCTCCAAAAGTGGGGAATTCCTGCTTCGGTTTGTGCTGGTGGAGAGGACGCTATTCTGTGAGGAATGAAGGGCAAGAGCGGTCTCATAGGAAGCCAAGTATTCTCTAGCCAGGCTCTCCCCCAGGGGACGGACaggcttcccttcctcctcccttcaaGTAGACAGCTGCAGGTTTGAAAAAGGGATTCTGCACTTCTGGGGTAAGGGCAGGCAGGGGCCTACACTTGCATAGTAAGCAACTGTAGCAGCCAGAGGGCCAGGCCCCACataggaagggtggagggcaggaaggaggacCTGGGGCTGGGTAGGGGCCATGGCTCACCGTGGAGGGGGTAGGGGTGGTCTTCTTCCTCTCCAGGCCCGGCAGGGGGCTGGCAGGCACTTTGGCGGTGCTACTGGCCTTCCGCCCTGCCTCCCGGTCCTCTTCAGGCCGCTTATTTTCTGCATTGTTACTCTGAGTCTTCTTAGAGTAGGAATTAGAGGTGGGAATGGCAGGACCGGCTGGAGAGCCAGAGATGCAATGGAGAAGGTCAGGCGACTGCCCGCTGAAGACCCACCCCATGCGTGTCCCGGTTTCACAGATGGGGAGGAAAACTAATGACCTGCCCTTGGCTGTGCTACCCTGAAGAGGCTGAACTAGGACCGAAACTCAACTATCTCCAAAGCTACCACAACCAGTGATGGCTCTGGAGAAGGGTAGGCCCCCACCTGTGATTCTCAAAAGTACATACCCTGGTCACTGAAGCGCCGCTGCTTGGGGTTGGCTGAGACGCTGCGCTGTACCTTATGGGATGGGGATGGGGCACTGCTATTGGTCAGATCAGCTGAAGGCCGAGGTTTCAAGGTGATGGTGTCACCTTCCAGCTATAAGAACAAAACATGGTATCAAGGAGGGCAGGAGTTGCGCAAAGATCCCTCTCACATACCTTCCTGCCCTGCCTCACAACCACTGCAGGCTCACTAGAGACATCACCCCACGAAACTAACATACACCTAAACATATTCTCCTCTACTCTGGAGACATGCCCTGATACAGATGGGGACACAAACGGCCACAGACACTCCCAACAGAAAGACACCCTGTCTTCAGAGAGGGATACACATGTCCACACATCCAGAGACATGAATACTCACAAGAACACATAATGAGGCTCAAGATACCAGccccctgcccacccacccccagaAAGCAATCTTGGCCCATATCAAGTGCTGCCAGACACCGCTTAAGCAGATTTAAGTGAGAACCCAGAGGGGACCCACCCGGTCTCAGGGAAAGCAGAGTGGGAGGCTCTGAGTGCATGTGGGAACTCAAAGAGGACGAACCAAACCCAAATGGGCAGAACTAATCCTAAGGCCTCCAATTCATAGCCAGGAggacatacacatgcacatggaAACACATGCCTACATGCAAGCAACAAGAAGAGGCAACACACAGACTAAAACTTCCATAAGACAGAGACATACACCTCAACCAAGACGTACACTCCCAGACATGGAGTGACATAAAGATGTCTGGGTTAACACAGAACTGCCCATCAGACGACCGAGTCCCATTTTAATCTATGCAGAATAGCCAGCTCAACTCATCCGTAGGGAGCCCAGCCTGAGCCCAGTCCCCTCAGCTTCCTCACTCCTTCACCAGGGAGATGAGTGAAAGGCCTGAGCACAGTCAAGGCTTCATGCCGGTCGGCAGAGGGCATACCCCCTGGAAACAGGCCTCTGCTGTAGACATGTGTTCAAGGCGGGGGTGCTACCTAGAGCAAGAGTGGCCAGGACAGGGAATGGGGTAGGGAACACGTACCTCAGAGCTCTTATAGCCCAGGAGCAGATAGGTGGCCATCACCTCATTGTACCTCTGGCCCACCAGTGAGTCCTGGATCTCTTCCCGCGTGTAACCCATCGACACCATCAACTCTGCATGGAGAACACACAGgtaaggctggcctcaacttctAGGTAGGTCCAACCTCCTGGCCCAGCAGCAGCCTCACCTGTCCGCCGGGGGTCCTTGTAGTCGGGGAGGGGCTCCACATAAGGCTTCAGCTCATCGTCTTCATGCCCCACATTCATCCACCGATCTTTCATGATTTGCTGTAGAGCAAAGGGAAGGGACAAGGGCAGAGGGGGAAAAACTCAGCTTAGAGGTCAACATGGGCCCCCAGGATTTTGGGCCAGTTGGTGTCGAAGGCTGCTCACCTCTAAAGTGCCTCTCTTGCTGGGATTAAGAATGAGAAATTTCTTAAGCAGGTTTTCACAGTCCGTGGACATGTAGAACGGAATACGGTATTTTCCTCTCAGTACCCGCTCCCGTAGCTCCTGTGGTTAGAAAACTTAAATCACCCCAAGGACCAGGAAGACACTAATATCCAGGACCCTGAGACCTGAACACTGGCTAGGCAGATGCCTGCCATCCAGAGTGCTTTGGAGGGTGAACACACACCATGTACCCCATTGTGAGATGGGAATCAAGGCTACTAATTTCCTTTGAACTGTGGCTACCTTAGCAGGCCCTTCTCTGAAGCTCTGGCTTGGGGGAAAATGTAGACAGTTGCAAAAGGGTAGAGGTGAGGGATAAGACCAGAGGTTGAGAGGAAATGAGAAGTAACAAAAATGATCTAAGCCTGACATCACTCCACCTTGAGGTTCTGTCCATCAAAAGGCAGAGATCCGCTGACCAGTGTGTAGAGAATGACTCCCAGGCTCCACACGTCCACCTCGGGTCCATCATATTTTTTGCCCTGGAAGAGTTCTGGGGCAGCATAAGGGGGACTGCCACAGAAGGTATCCAGTTTGTTCCCAAAGGTGAATTCATTGCTGAAGCCAAAGTCCGCAATCTTGATGTTCATATCTGCATCCAAGAGCAGGTTTTCTGCCTGGGAGGTGAGATGGAAAATGTCAGGACACCAAGTAGATCACAGCGAGGCACTGCGCAGCAGGAGCTGAGGGGAGGGAGACCCAACGGGAAGTCGTCTCCACTCTCAGAACTTTCTTCACCAACTCCAGGGCAGGGCTTCAGACAGCATGagcaggctgggcaggaggaaggcatGCAGGCCACCCCTCACACAGGCAGCCAAGGTAGAGCTGGGAGCCACAGCCTCAAGACCCTGGGAGCAGCACAAAGCTTCAGGGTCAGTCAGGCCTAGGATTCACAGTCACGTCATGTTTGCGAGGACTCAGCGGCCAGGGGGTTCACAGGTAGTCTCAAACTCAAGTACCCTGGTAACAGAGacggtgggtgtgtgtgtgtgtgtgcgtgcctgCAAAGCAGCTATGACACCACTGTGGAACACTCACTGTTCCCCTGGGCAGCTGCCAGGCCGCCTAAAGGATCAGGAGAGCCTGTAGTGCTACAGTCATGCCTGGGAGCTCAGAAAGGGCAGAGACCCCTGCTGCCTCTGCAATGGGGGGCTGAGTCCAGGCACAAGGCCTCTGTCAGAGCCAATCCTAGGGGCTTCTCGCAGTTTCCTGAATACACAGGGCCTGATGGCACTGACAGCAATTTCACTGAAGAAAGAGGGGGAACACCCAGCTCTACTCCAAGGCACAGGAGAGGAGAACGTGACTCACCTTTAGGTCTCTATGAACAATGAACTTCTGGTGACAGTACTGCACAGCAGACACTAtctgaaaggaaggaagaagggtcAGTCCAGGGGGGTCTGAGAGTGGGCCACAGGGTTGGTGGAGGCACTTTCAGCTGGGCAGCTCTTCCTTGTATGTCAAACCCCAAAAGGCAGCGGTCGGCCCACAGAGGGAGGCACACCCACCTGGCGGAATTTGGCTCGagcctctttttctttcatcctgCCATGAGCCACTAAGTAATCAAAGACCTCTCCTGAAAGAGATGGGCAAAAGCCCAGTGAGAGCCCATTAGGGTTGAGAGAGGCAGGAGCACAACAGGAAGGGGTGGTTCCACACCTACCGCCGCTGGCGTACTCCATGACAAGGTACAGTGTCTTCTCAGTCTCGATCACTTCAAATAACTTAACTACAAGAGAAAAGGCCAAGCCTAGAATTagacagggagcagggccacatGCTAAGCTCAGAATGTCCAGGGGCATGGGACGGATGGAGGTTCCTACTTCCAGTCTCCCCTCGTCTGGACAAGTCAAACTACTAAGACCAGCCAGTATGCCAGGGGTAAAGCTGGACGTGGAGCTGAGCCTCCCCTGAGGGTTCCTTGACACCCTGGAGGCCTACAGTCTCCAGAAGGCAGTGCCACCGGTAGGAAGGACTCCACTGCCAAGTGTGGCCTGGctaagagggaagaggaggggaatgGCGGCTGCTCCTCACCTATGTTGGGATGATTCAGAACCTTCATTATTCTCACTTCACGGAAGAGCTAGAAGAGAAAACACCAGGGGTCATGCctgcttccctttctctcctcagATCCCTCCAAACAGAGCCCATTCTAGGAATTtttccccaaaacaacaacaaaaaaactccaacaacaaccacaacaaagcCAGGCAAGGAGAAAGAAACAGGGCAGTGTTCTGGCTCACTGTGGCTTCCTGCAGCTGGGAGGCAGGGGTGAAAGAAGGCTGGCCTCTGCTGACCTGCCACCCCAGGCTGCTTCAGAATTGGATGAGCCAGTGGCTCCCCTTCTACATCTGCCCAAATCCAGCCCTAAGACTATAGCTGGGTCTGGCTGAGGAGTTCTGTTGGGGACCATGAGCCAGTGCAAGTGAATCCTCAGCATAGCACTCCTTCCCCAGTTCAGTGACCAGACATGCCCCAGCAGGCCCAGTGATGGGGTGGAGCTCGAGGGGCACCCATCTTCTTTAAGCTTGGAGAAGTCAGAGGGCCTGCATTGGGGGATAGGCCTTCTCTCCCGGGCCTCTGGGGTGGTGATAGAAGAAGCCACTCCTATATATAGCTGATGCCAATTTTAATCAAATCCACCTCCACACACTCACGCTCTCTTTGTGAAACAAAATCAGGGGCTCCAAACCATACATTTCCATAAAGAAAGATGACAGAAATGAACTCCTTCCTCCCTGCGGGGGCCAGAGAATCGGAGGTGGAGTTTTTTGGTAACTTCTAGGCTTCACCACTTGCACAAAGAACAGAACCagttgtttttggttttatgaTTTGGGGTGGGGGTTGTCTGGAGCCCTAATCCATAATACAATTTATAGGATAAAGTGAACAttaatgagaaaggaaaagaggcaAGTGCCTTTCTAATCTGTAGGAACCTGAACCTTATCGGCTCCCTCTTTGTTAGGCTCCAGGTTTTTCTTGCTTCCTTCCCAGATTCAACAATTACTGTAGATGAAAAAGCAAAGAATCCTAGACTCCCCTCAGGAGCAGTAATGGGGAGCAGCACTGTAATGGGGCCCAGAACCAGCAGCCAGGATTCTTCCCGTGAGGACACCCTCCTGGCCTGGAAGCAGCAATCTCCTGAGACTGGAGTTTTCTGGGCTTG
This portion of the Ictidomys tridecemlineatus isolate mIctTri1 chromosome 4, mIctTri1.hap1, whole genome shotgun sequence genome encodes:
- the Mark2 gene encoding serine/threonine-protein kinase MARK2 isoform X1, yielding MSSARTPLPTLNERDTEQPTLGHLDSKPSSKSNMLRGRNSATSADEQPHIGNYRLLKTIGKGNFAKVKLARHILTGKEVAVKIIDKTQLNSSSLQKLFREVRIMKVLNHPNIVKLFEVIETEKTLYLVMEYASGGEVFDYLVAHGRMKEKEARAKFRQIVSAVQYCHQKFIVHRDLKAENLLLDADMNIKIADFGFSNEFTFGNKLDTFCGSPPYAAPELFQGKKYDGPEVDVWSLGVILYTLVSGSLPFDGQNLKELRERVLRGKYRIPFYMSTDCENLLKKFLILNPSKRGTLEQIMKDRWMNVGHEDDELKPYVEPLPDYKDPRRTELMVSMGYTREEIQDSLVGQRYNEVMATYLLLGYKSSELEGDTITLKPRPSADLTNSSAPSPSHKVQRSVSANPKQRRFSDQAGPAIPTSNSYSKKTQSNNAENKRPEEDREAGRKASSTAKVPASPLPGLERKKTTPTPSTNSVLSTSTNRSRNSPLLERASLGQASIQNGKDSLTMPGSRASTASASAAVSAARPRQHQKSMSASVHPNKASGLPPTENNCEVPRPSTAPQRVPVASPSAHNISSSGGAPDRTNFPRGVSSRSTFHAGQLRQVRDQQNLPYGVTPASPSGHSQGRRGASGSIFSKFTSKFVRRNLSFRFARRNLNEPESKDRVETLRPHVVGSGGNDKEKEEFREAKPRSLRFTWSMKTTSSMEPNEMMREIRKVLDANSCQSELHEKYMLLCMHGTPGHESFVQWEMEVCKLPRLSLNGVRFKRISGTSMAFKNIASKIANELKL